The Periplaneta americana isolate PAMFEO1 chromosome 16, P.americana_PAMFEO1_priV1, whole genome shotgun sequence genome segment AttaggacccactattaatgcctcttcttccgaaagcaaatcggaggtgtttttgttctcacaaaactgagataatggatttcgacctagtatgtaccacttcagtctatgtttaaaatctaaagcagagggatgatcgtttgttctacccatgcttctaatttccgaaaaaaagttttctaccagctcttggttaagttttcttgtgatgatgtattcaattttgtacttgtacctcattgcctcatacaacaatgttaatgatttattatttattataatcccctcctgataaggtaatttcctgtttgcttctcctactttaactgtggtcatgacgtcattcatttctgagagtataatattctgatcttgaaggtttattccgtaactatgcagccacggtgggtaccgaatttagaaacggtattaaataaatcaaaccaatcattagttaattttattgcctttgaagtttctttccattcatttgatctcaacagctcgttttcaccacaccatttcaaagcctttgcaactctgttggaaaataattgtgctgccaaactaactttttgtctttgggtaccacggacacttaagtgtaacggagttaacttgtaagctaattttgtatcagaggacgaggattcacgtaaaagttcatgaattggttctgatgaaatgttcaatccgttcaagttgaaaccatgatctagaaagtgattcctgtgtaatttcaataaatgtggagcgtctgaaaaaacaaatatttctcgagttgaatcatttggattaggaaaactgcaatttagtttggtagaaattttcaaatcacgccacaattttctgttacttccacctaaatcgctaactgtggccacaacttgaaaaccactgccttctaactggcaaattatgtctgttaagatttcttttgtcattgtctgatcatatttatagtatacgggctgcttccaccttgcaaacaaaccacgtgcaaaaacaacctgcactgctttatgaggtccaattatttgttcttccctactgtcaaaagaaacctcctcatttaaatacatttcatcaaatgctaatactgttacacgatctaactccgacatatttgtagctctcgccttcattaattttaagacatcatgaagtaccccttcctcaagcgataattgttttactgcccattttctcagagttgacaaatcaggtaacgggtaatttaattttgttcttaagtatcggtatgtttttagacttaggtttcgaagtgttattgcagtaccgtaatcttctacagaccatttcaccctatgctttttattcaaaagagcatcaatttgcccaatagtgaaaaatggtttcaacatttcagccactttagatttaacttctgtttgtctaatgtttttcaatgaaattacatcctcatgtaattttcttttttcttcatgtttcctgttggcagctgtcaattccttaatcatcgtttctagagagtaattcttctcttctaattcttagtatttggcattcctctgtgacagtagactcagtggctccgcgattttccattgttacattagtgctggatgctcctattgcgctgaagtgaaagaaagttaataggtacagtagcctacatgcaatcaggggcgtatttaggcctcggcagactaagcagctgtctaggacggcagatttgagggagcgacttttaagctattactgttaattttttatatgttttttaaattttattcataactcttttaaagagtacatgaacttaaacgcacaatgaaaaggatatgaataacattggcaacaatcagttcaaattatgtattgtaattaatgtctagttaggtttattaaagaaaatgtactcaacgcaatgagctgcgatcgctgtctgcagtaaagatgacgtcacacgcctcggccgctatcgcaacagcatgcgcagtcccacacctttactatgtttccaccatgcttCATGCAACTAGATTCTGCGTCATAACCAAACATAACCTATACCATTTCGCATGTAATGCCGAGACTTGTCTCGCTCGTTTCTAACCCTACAAAATTATGTCTCCTTTACGTGAATGTAAAATTAGGTCAATCTAGAGCctccaccagccactgaacgaatattgcacacttttatcactgccaatgtggcgctataaaccaatttgcaatacttttatcacaaccacaacacatttcaaatcttattgtactatataatagaattattactacattaacacatttagtatatcacgaaacttgtaaaatgtaattattatgaaggtCACCATTGCTTCTTCGAATTAAtagtattagtacgatccactggatggaaaccgacacgattggcagagccggaaatacatgaaaacgaaatattaatatcatactgaacataaacataaacagaaACACTCGCCAGTgtattaaggtgcgtacacactaagtgaacgaacaacgaacgaacgacaaacgattgcgTTCGTTGACTGAAATaggtacgtgtgtacgtcgcaacaaacgcaaaccgatcgtttggtttgccttcggaagtgatccgtcgcttgtcggttcatcaaaggaagttggtattcgttgtggacgggatttgccactagcttgtagttcgtagcagaacgcagcgcttagttcaatttcactaacaggatgtcgaaactggagtggacggaaggcgctgttataaatcttattaatgcatatagggagcaggaaaatttatggaatcccaagcatcctacttaccacaataaagtaagaaaacatgatgtttaggaacctattggaaagatgttcagctgcaagataggcgagtcaaacacgtgcaaaatttgaaaattatttttgtttatttattttcactagatacatgttttttttttattgtagggcgcagaagtcaaaaagataattgaatccctactgacatcattccggagggaatgacagaagtccacaaaaagatatgaaatggagagtgatgaagtgtacgagtcaacttggttcgcgtataaacatatgtcgttccttttggacaaattcacgcccagaaataACAAAGTTCCAacattgtgcacacaaaataaattattggcactgaaaagtgtcttttcgtaagcatgatgcgcatacgacaaacacagacaaatctctctttttagtattttaaggtaattattgtcagtgaggtatccgtgttctgaaactttcccctggggcctatttcataaaagtaataatttaataccattactgaaaaagtaataacattaagtaatattattactgttctgtttcatagaagtaatagttaataatattatttattactgtaaacgctcatattattactaaaataaataacaatattactaaagtgtttcataaagcagcaaagataataaaatttattaataatattaacgttagttccatgactgtattttaagtaatagtttaataatttgtaaaaagtaaatgccaatgtagggttagattttgaagataaaaccgtgaaaacatttgaaatggacaattctgactcaaatagtgatgaagagggagtgtttgtccgacgtccaagaaattttagacaacgaatatcctacaaccatatgcaagaaagttacgaatataatgaaatagctgacctttcaattcgagaacttctcgcaaaaaactctgtttcttcaagttattttcacgtcttttccccattttaaaaagcatcagagacaaaatgaattattaacaaagtccctctccatacttacaaattgtcataggcgccaatgtagatggaccaggctgaaattgaaaactatcttatcttattgtaaaagaggaacaattgcaaagggtgaaacctaaattaaattcaattacagtatagaactgttagaaagtaattactgtatattttacattattttatgttatttgaatgattgaacttaacattttttccctcctttctcgtcattttttaaattataattgttcagacatatatgcctatgggacatttacatcacaaaattcagtaatattaatattttctgtacctattgaaatgttttttttttcaatgtatacttgtgacaacctgaatctatatactcttcactaattaacattgtgaagatcttggtgagccaaaatcttttgcagacatatatcaacaagtagatctattacaaaatatatggattactttaaaccacccctattgagggcataaactaaaattaacttacgagatttataggtactgtatctacaattccacatcacaatctctaattagaacatatttgcattttgtataatcaggtaacttcttgaaaatactacttacaacataatcagcaataagaacccattaagacaatttcagtatttttattaatttcgtcataacattaatcttctacaacatccacaccttcaaactcaaacacgatattttctaggaacgacttcaccgcgtaagtacttacgtcgttattgcattacttatttattttttggtaaaagagtaatttttatgtgtatttatttacgcttgcaccaataagtacttgcgcagtattccgaattataatGAACTTGaatatcttacataagacgctttgcagggtccaccaactctgtcgttaacactgtccttaaggctgttacaatattgtcatcaaaagttttcactgcttaacattttcatatggtacttctttagataacgagcTGCAAGTTTTACACACGCCCGCGCACACACAtgcttctgtcactgatacactgtttttggaattgcaaactttacaacatcagagacgtgaacaattaggaatgataaatatctgttcacagtattttagatttatcatattgtttcttttactcgtaaatgaACTGAAtcaaaataacagaaacaataacttcgagttgcagtgatttacaaccttatctgaaataaattgtctcccaaaccttcacacatattacgatttactctgttgttgctattaaagatagtacttcaaaacttatttcattcaacaactgttaacagagagaataatataaatagctgtagagtgcagaccaacttgATTATGTTtatcagccttaacctcaaatcatctggctactgtacgtattttatgactcgtgcaaaacgtttatgaaacagaatttagtcggttaataaaattgttttcatgactgtaatagcctactattatttaatattattagtgtttatgaaacaggcctgcacatgctataattatattttcgtctgcctttatagcagacaatcagcgaatgtgaatgttttctgacaatttgctgatgatttgtacgtcgcttcaaacagcgaacgaacaacgaagttttgcttcatcattcgttcgttgttcgttcgctaagtgtgtacgcacctttagagACATCAGAGTGTGAGGTGGAGGCTGCATACGCAACAGCCTTAAGTTGACTACGTAATAAAACTTTCATACAATTATCAAATGTTTATTTACCTGTATATCGTTCTTGTGTGGGAAATCGGACGGACTAATTCTCAACAAggcattataaaaatgaattgtagaaTTCAATACCGGTCTTCAAAGTAAATGAAACTAATTTCCATATGAAAAAGACTTTACCGAACGTGCGGGAACAATTGCCGCGCTGGAATAAGATGACAAATCAAGTTACATATATCACGGCATAATACATTTCGCATAAAATGTTTGCTTACCTGGATATTCTTCTTATCTGGATTTCAGTAGCTATATAGGTTATATCGTTGCAACGGGTTATATTCACTGTAAGCGTAGGGTAGACTTTATTGTCTCTGCCCGAATTGTTAAGAACAATAGAGATCTATGTTGCCGTGAATGTGGCGGCTAAACACCATTAATTTCTAaacacattatattattaatttataaaagtagatttttgttgtacctCGTGTATGAGgtttattgaatcatattataaattttttgtttcccgattttgaaggatctaattagttattgttttataaactCCAGATTAACGCTGTCATGTTAACCTTAAACTTTTTAAGAGcgacgataaaaaaaaaaaaaaaacgagttaaATCTCGCCCGCTTTTCGTACGTCATACTACTCTTCAGAAGTTTGAATGCCAAACAATTACTTTATCATAGCTAAAATAATAGGAGGgtatatgaaaaattaaaaagaaattttaaatatatttacaaattcaatCAATTAAACAGTAGTGCAACCAGAATATGGTCCtgagcggggggggggggttcaaaaaaaaaatactgcctATAATAAATAGGCTAACAAAACTTTGGTGTATCATTACTTAAAAATTACAGTTTCAATTAAACATATTCTCATTGGACTAAACAGGTTCCCAGCAACCCCCTTTTGCTGGTGAGTCCACATAAGACACAAATGGCTTTCTCAGCAAAAATGCATTATCACGACGTGTCAGTACGGTACCCTTAAAAAAATTGGAGTAGTTTATTTTACACTATGTACCGGGTATCACTTACTGTGCTGATGCCCAAACATGAGACGTACCTAAATTGTGGTTTCCTTAAAGTCTAAGATGAACTACATAAAATGAAAGTTATCGTTTTTCGGTCGATTTTAGTATTTTCTATGTGTATTCCCGAGTCAAATGAAGGTGATATGAATAAATTTAGTCGACAATAGACCAGAGAGTAAtatcacaatctactatatacagtcgcgaagcttgaggtgattttttgcaaatctcgtgacaaagcgctccaagcggttagcaactagaaacaatagactgtccatggtcgactttggactttgtcgtatttccatcgagtgctagctcgttgcgtatttcacattgatgcttgtgaaatgttcgttattggttgtaatgaaaatgttaatggctaaaatacaataattggaataataatattttactagataCGTAGAaatattaagtttgttttaatgaaatttattgatcacgttttattttcaattctggtgggattattattgcttaggcctacttttttttcaaaggatatgtttttaattatagctgttaattttgttgttatttttatttgttactttactaaacacgtagaaaaagtctgttacaataaaatttattgatcacgttttatttccaattctggtgcgattattattgcttaacctcatcccactttgttaactacgtaagcctacactacaagtaccggtacacgtaagttactccattaattcatatttccattattattgttgtaaagggaaatgcaaattaatatttattgatttcatagttaattgtcgctataatcttgaatgagtgaagcgattatagtaaatttcagttcgttttgcacaaaaaaaaataatattaacctatttcttgcaggtatcttcgagtttatggtggaatttaatatacttcattaaaataataaattaactttatgcatttaatatttcaataatggaaggaaggtgttaatttttccaaaagaacacatcgaaagtgtaacatattttgtcgtctactaggagagagatctgcgatgatgaggcgaaagtagcgatcctagtggtgggcaactacccatgtttgcatttttactacatattgagcttcgcgactgtataatagtagactgtggtaatattaaaGGTAGGCGCCCACTTACCGGAACGGATCCATATGGCAAGTACAGATATTTAGTCTTtgctttattttaaatggagcatcacCCACTTCGCCGTATCGCCTCTGTCTGCATGACCAGATTCCGATTAGAATTCTTGCCAGAGAATTATAAACGGATTCCCGTACAGTCCAAGATCCAAATAAATAATGTCATGGCAAATATATCGATTTCAATGCTTCCAATCACGATAATATTGAATGTACAatgaaatggatgatgtgaagcTTATTATATTAAGTTCAACAGTATGAATAGCTTTAtgatttatgaaattaaaattatagctatGTAATATGGAAAAAGAACATTACTggatgagattgggaaaatactaaattaaccaggtatgtccttcatagtttaagttacagatctattcattttatttccaggatCAGTTCAAACCACTACATTGAAATAATGCGCTCTAATTGcaaattacaacactatttgaaCAATTCGGAAATGTGGATAAGTGAGagatataataaaaatccgaacgcaacgAATTTTTTTCCGGTAAATGAGCGACTAACGTAAATCAGATATCAGTGTAATGCCGTGCAGGATGGATGTAACCTGTGTTGAACAACGTTCTGTCAACAAAATCAAAATCACATTGTTACATATTAGAAAGAAACCATCTTTCATGtgacaaaataaatgtatgcaCTGAAAAGTACAATGTTTTGGTTAAAATTTGGTATATAATAAGTTTCATGTTACATGCaatgaaaatgtgaaattataattttacaaatatcctACCACTGTTTCATTGCATACTGTTCATAGGATAGAAACAAAGTTTTCTGTTGCTGTTAGTCCATATTTGAGAGGTTTCAATACACTTATAATTATCATCATAAAAGAGTTACATGAAAATTCTAGTTCAACAGACATCAAGATTACCAACACTACTCCTAATgtccgataaaatatttttattatcgtttttgaaactCATATATTTAAATTAGCTTGGTGGGTTGCATAAAACTTCTATATATTTGGCCTTATGATTTACAGGTCAACACGTAAATCATATTCAAAATGCAGCAGTCTGTTACTTTTGTTTATAgcgttcactattttcatggtaggaGAAATGCTGACTGACagaagtatgacgttgaaaacggcagttctaaatgtatttttcttttattcgACACAATTGACTCATTTGACAAAACAATTCGGCATATAAGACACTtgagattttgtttatattaatctccacgccacgtaaaaccatattgcagtATTCACCACTATAATATTTACTAAACAAATTGCGTTTTTGGGACCCCTCAAGGGAACtctcgctcacattatttgaattagcactgctgtcatctaacccagaatttaattctgattgatttttttttattaaaaatttgtccataaaaATCTAACTAAAGCACCTTTGATAAATTAATCGCACTATGATCCGCGCACacctatatactgaaactgaacaATATGTTCTAAAGATTCTagactctgtttattactaagtgggaagagtaaacgaattacaaagtacagaggtgtgaaaattattagaataatcttaattttaaaggttttttaatagttccttcacaaatattcattgaattgatgaataatggtatataatattactatactatgTAAGATATATTTACTAATAATGCCGGAAAGcatgttgtacattggtatttttcttattttacaattgttatgggaattcagaagttattatattatgttggcagaattggaaacataaaaaattaattaagaaatgttttaaacaaattgttctttgcgtttacattgttgtgaaggttcaaatgaacgtatacatctgttttgtgcatatcattttttatgtttccaattccgccaacataatataataatttctgaattcccataacaattgtgaaataagaaaaataccaatgtaaaacaatgctttccggcattgttagtagtaaatatatcctacatcagtatagtaatatataccaatattcatcaatccaattaatatttgtgaaagaactattaaaaaacctttaaaattaagattattctaataattttcacacctctgtattgttggtgttcactttcattcgaattatcgccaagcagaaaaattaaactgagcaatATTCTAGGTTTTGACGTTTCATTcgtaaaatctgtctcaaaataaaatgtaccatatcaaagacttcgttttaaataaaaaaaaatgtgttgtaagGAGTCttcctggatggcataaaatttatttttcaattccaaaatttcgcgacgcaCTCCATGGTGCTGTGCGACTCACCGGGTAGGAACCACTGTCTTAACGTCTAAAAGTGTCTATAAtctaccactgtggagtaatggtcaacacgtctggctatgaaaccaGCAAGCCctggttaaaatcctggttggaggtttttccctcaaccaatttaaGTGGAACTGCTGGGTAATTTTGAATCTCGGAGTTATTTCACCAgtattaattcatatatcatcatcCATAGAATAGCAAGGGTTAAGTTCATGGTATGGCGTGCTGCACTTGTATAAGAGCGTGGACGTTCAGTTACCCCAGtagtgggcaaaatgaacgcaacccacaagacaggatatAAATGGCAACTatatactgtgggaggggttgcactctacagagcagtgacggatttacagacagttgcgccactacaattctacctaccatatgtaattagaatagtccatttgcgtgatatttaattaatcatttttcaaagcaatttcttcgaaattgggatttatatctgtgcatgctattttcagttgcgcaaggagatgagcatcgcattagcgggatctgtggctggactttataaatttcattttagaaaatagcTGTTCGCACTcataggttgatgaatacataccgtcatttcccataactatggtccttggacacaactatggtccaagatacaaccattcaaagatcattgtaggagtaacatagaccgttcctAGATAGCTGCactgacttgaattcaaactacagtacagcaagaatatagataaacgaggtaccaCGTTATGGAGTAcgaaatttgaatagttgtatcgtgggcAATAGTTGGtctgttccaggaccatagttatgggaaatgacggtactcattatttttgcagCAAattgtctaagcagtggatatatagtactggacatcttttaaaacaaTTTAGCCCACAGTAGACCTTTATactctgctttcaagaagccattattccgcaaatccagtacctctaactgcgaTTCTGGgataaaattttcaatttaaacgtGAAAAGgtgtggcaaaaatattgaaatctttctccatcctttgaaaatcactgaatctgtgttctttgaactcgtataacaggtgatctattttaagaatgtacaaaTTTAAGTTCgcatcctgaatatttgtaacttatCCTCAACATGAGAAaagaaagaaccgcctttcttgtaagtgtgatatcgtctcgattcatatgattctgcgaaagacattgtgtcACTAATGAatctccgaagtacagcaatacagtataatccgccacgtacacgcgcagtattttcatggagcgGGGGAAGGGGaaagtagggggtaagtttgatgcttcgctgaggtctgacgtcactgcgagAATACCGCAAGAATGCCCACCATTGggttacccaatcattcacaaaattTAGAGTGGGCACCACAATGAGTCTCAAGTtccagtgtaagccttcggattCCTCGTCCATAGTAAAGAAAAAAGTGTTTATGgtgtaataattctttatttcctTCGAATCTATGGCAACAACTGTCACATAAAGAACTTTACAATACGAGCACATATTACTGAGCAACACTTCTACAAACTTTGCAGAGGCCGACAGAGGAAGATTACTACATACTGAAAGAACCCAGCTGTCAACCAATACACAGAAAGAGTAGGTACCCTCTTGGCTGTTTCAGGGTCAGTAGGTGCGTTCGTTATGTAAATTCTCTGCTAAATTTGTATCTTCctacattagaagaaaatatctgGCAATAAATTACTAAAATCCCACCTGAGGAGGTTCTAAGCATTAACAAGAAATTCCCTATGCACATGCCACGCATATATATATACCAACGAGAGGCATCATTTTTTAGGTTCATTTcccattattatttcaaaatacaaaatcattttatcctttcagaaaatatataaatactaaataaaaatactaGGTTTACAAGAGGAGACCATTTCCACAACAAGAAGCCACGATCAGAAGGCATCTAactaaaaatgtctcactgtatTTCCGTATCAAAACTCTCAATTCTCCAAACAAAATTTACACACAAAAAGATATATTTTAACTCTGGTTTACGTGTAAAGAAAAATACCCTTTTCGCTTATCCTTACATGTGACACATTCCATAGTCTACACATTTCAAAGGACTTTCTCAAGTGGAAGGACACTTGTTTCTCCACACAATTCATTACTCACAAACCACAGTTAACTAGTCTCTCACCTGAAAGTAAAATGGCTGCAGAGTTTCAGCAGAAGAGAATTTGGAAATCCTTTCACTAACAGGCCATTTGAACGGTCTCCTGCTTGTACCTACATGGACATTATAGAGATGTTCTGCTTGAGAAAAACACTGTCCACACACGTCGCATTTGAATGAACTTAGTCTTTGTGAATTCTTGAATGTTCATTTAAGTGCCTCAATTTGGAgtaagaatttccacaaatctcaCATTTGAACGGCATTTCGCAAATATGATTGCTTAAATCTGACGAATCTAAGAAAAACTTTCCACACACCACGCATTTCAATGCCCTTTCGTCTGGATGCATGCGTGCATGTTTGTTTAAAATTTCCGAAGAtgtgaaacactttccacataccTTGCATTTGAATGACTTTTCTGCAGTGTGATTGCGTACATGTCTGTATAAATTTGAGGAATCTGTGAAACATTTTCCACATACCTCGCActtgaatggcctttcgcctgtgtgAATGCGTACATGTTTCTTCATGTATCCCAACTCTGAGAAAGACTTCCCACACACCTCACATTTGAAAGGCCTCTGGCCGGTGTGAATACCGACATGCCTGCTTAAAGTTGCCGAATCAACGAAACACTTTTCACACACTTCACATTTGAATGGAAATTCGCCTGTGTGCATGCGTGCATGTCTACTTACACCTGACAAGgaagagaaacactttccacaaactttGCATGTGAATGGCTTTTCGCCGCTGTGAGTGCGTACATGACTTTTTAACGTTGATGATgcagagaaacactttccacacacttcgcatttgaatggtctTTCGCCGCTGTGTGTGCGTACATGACTGTATAACGTTGAATGTAAAGAGAAACCCCTTCCACATacttcgcatttgaatggcctttggTCGCTATGAGTGCGTACATGACTGTATAAAGTTTTTGGTGTATAGAAGCACTTTCCACATAACTCACATTTGAATGACCTTTCGCGCTTGTGTATTGCTACATGTTCCTTTAAGTTCCCAGACTGTGAGAAACCTTTGCCACACActtcgcatttgaatggtctCTCGCCGGTGTGTATACGTTTATGTCCGTGCAAATTTCCCCGATCTGCGAAACACTTTCCACAtgcctcgcatttgaatggccgtTCGCCCGTGTGTATGCGTACATGTCTGCGTAAGTCCCTCGCTGTAGAGAAACCCTTCTCACACActtcgcatttgaatggtctTTCGCCTGTGTGTATACGTGTATGTTCGTTAAAATTTCCCGGATCCGAAAAACACTTCCCGcacacctcgcatttgaatggccgtTCGCCCGTGTGTATGCGTCCATGTCTGCTTAAATCCGCGTATGAT includes the following:
- the LOC138691577 gene encoding zinc finger protein 678-like — protein: MDLIKMELEVDPLDLQPHDNAHETEDNKPLLEERNLSILQVGDIKTECVDDSYDLSSNINVEDTPVPFTFAAVKCEVEDTPVGISSPVLKSEVDEDFFDVGSVQQEQKVEVSSDVDEVFSESIVDNVNNLSQELASIDPDKAKLTQVGSNGADCSNVRDVSRDSVKCNICSEVFVTQQSMKLHKRIHTRKKSFKCDVCGKCFSSYADLSRHGRIHTGERPFKCEVCGKCFSDPGNFNEHTRIHTGERPFKCEVCEKGFSTARDLRRHVRIHTGERPFKCEACGKCFADRGNLHGHKRIHTGERPFKCEVCGKGFSQSGNLKEHVAIHKRERSFKCELCGKCFYTPKTLYSHVRTHSDQRPFKCEVCGRGFSLHSTLYSHVRTHSGERPFKCEVCGKCFSASSTLKSHVRTHSGEKPFTCKVCGKCFSSLSGVSRHARMHTGEFPFKCEVCEKCFVDSATLSRHVGIHTGQRPFKCEVCGKSFSELGYMKKHVRIHTGERPFKCEVCGKCFTDSSNLYRHVRNHTAEKSFKCKVCGKCFTSSEILNKHARMHPDERALKCVVCGKFFLDSSDLSNHICEMPFKCEICGNSYSKLRHLNEHSRIHKD